The following DNA comes from Nicotiana sylvestris chromosome 10, ASM39365v2, whole genome shotgun sequence.
AATTAACCCAGAAATCAAAAGCAGATATGTTTAATAACTGAAACAGAGCTACAACTAGAGGGAGCAACGAGAATGATTCGGTAAGAACCTACGAACAGTCAAAACGATCAACAGCAATGGAATTTGGCCGGAGCAAGGGTCTTCGTCGGAGTTTCGTTCTCCGGCCAAATCTGACAATATCAAACAAGTATTATATAAAACCCATCAAATGAGGCTTTTGCCTTTTGGCCGGATATGGTAATGAAGGTCCGCAAAtaggaaaataaggaagaaggagaAAACGGTGAAAAAAAGTTTTAAAGTAAGAAATACACATTTTAGGCGCGTGTATTTCACCACTTTGCACAGCTTTTTAAGGGATAAATAATTTTACTTTAAAATAGTTGAGGGGTAATAGGCCCCCCGAAAAGAAAAGGTGTATAGCCATAAGTCGGGGAAGGATTTTATGCATTATCCGGTTAGAAAACTGTTTTCTGTGACGGAACtttacaccccccccccccccattctgTTTAATGAACCGAAAAAGAAAGAGATAAGGTCAGGTCATTGACATATTATGTCAAAAGTGAAAAATACTTCCAATCCACATAAGCTCAAGTGCTTCCTTTAGCTTCTTCCAAAAGCTTTTGGTTAGTAATAAATGGCTAGATGTTTagatcttttatttattttttttattttttttggtgtcTAAAGTCTTTAACATGTGACCAAGATATGCTAATACTTCTCTTCTTCCTCAAAAATTTCGATGTTGGAGTAAAGTAGGTTACATTTTTCAGTTTTCTTGCTTTTTATTCCACATGTATTTCACAAAACCACTCTTTCGTGAAGTGTAAAACTgaataataaaaagaaagaaacaagtTGTAGAGCTCTATTATAAATATCTCAACTCAAACTGCTCAATTACTCATCATCTCAACTCTAATCTTCTCAGTTTTAGTCTTTAATCATTTCATATCTCATCAAAAAGATGAAACTAGAGAACCCCAtttgttctctttttcttttttcacttcTCTCCATTTTCTTGACTGAAGCCATAGCTGATGTTATGACAATATTAAATGTGCTGAATTTGGGGGCACAGCCAGATGGAAAAACTGATTCAACAAAAGCTTTTTTAACTGCTTGGGCAGCAGCTTGTGGCTCTTCAAAACCAGCCACCATATTTGTCCCACAAGGAAAATATTTGGTTAAACAAGTACATTTTAAAGGAAAATGCAAGAATAGAGCCATAACATTCCAAATTGATGGCATACTCGTTGCACCCTTTGATTATAATGTGATTGGAAATGCCAGAAATTGGCTTCTGTTTGAAGGTGTTGATGGAGTTTCCATTCACGGTGGAATTCTTGATGGCCAAGGGACTATTTTTGTGGAGTTGCAAAGCCTCCGGCAACAACTGCCCGAGAGGCGCCACGGTACGTAAGTTGTAACATTTTTACGCTATCAGTGTAATTATCACGCCACAGCGCCACGATACGTAAGTTCTATTCATGGTGTAAATGCTGCTTTTGAACTGAAATGAAATTCAACAAGCTAAGTAGATGTTTAAAACTCTTCAGAATATTTATGTGCTAACAAAGTGTTTATGGCTTTCTTGATATTTGCAGACTCTGGGATTTTCCAACTCTAACAATGTAGCAATAACAAGACTAACTTCATTGAACAGCCAAATGTTTCACATTGTCTTCAATGGGTGCAAAAATGTGAAGTTGCAGGCCGTCAAAGTTTTTGCCTCTGGCAAAAGCCCGAATACTGATGGCATTCATGTTCAATTATCGTCTAACATCTCAATCTTGAACTCGAAAATCAGTACCGGAGATGATTGCATATCCGTTGGTCCAGGAACTACTAACTTGTGGATCCAAAATATGGCTTGTGGTCCTGGCCATGGAATCAGGTAATAATAGCTAAAAATAACTGCAAATAGCTGTCCATTATAACCTTTATAGGttaggggtaaggtatgcgtacacactaccctccccagaccccgctTATGGGATTACACTGAGTTTGTCGTTGTTGTTGTAGCTGTCCATTATAAGTGGGATCTGTAGCCTGGAAAATAAGGTAGGGAACCCACTATAATAGGTTAAAATACACTGATCATGTAAAAATATTTACAATGTCAGTGAATAAGTTAAATCCCTAAAATTGGTGGTGAATTTTGTTGCAGCATTGGGAGTTTAGGCAAGGATTTTGAAGAAGCAGGGGTGCAAAATGTgacagtaaaatcagttatattTAAGAACACACAAAATGGTGTGAGGATCAGAACATGGGGCAGACCAAGTACTGGCTTTGTCAAGAATGTCCTTTTCCAGCATGCTACAATGATTAACGTTCAAAATCCAATTGTTATTGATCAAACTAATTGTCCATATAACAAAAATTGTCCTGGCCAGGTATGAATTTTCACCATTATCTTTTAGTTTAAAGTTGGACTAATAATTTAGCAGACAATTTTTGTTTCCTCGTTTTCTTGGATATTTAGGTGTCAGGTGTGAAAATTAGTGATGTTACATATCAAGATATCTATGGAAGTTCAGCAACACGAGTCGCAATGAAATTTGATTGCAGCAAAAGAAATCCATGCCAAGGAATAAAATTGGAAGATGTACATCTCACTTATAAGAATCAACCAGCTGCTGAAGCTTCATGTGCTAATGCTGCAGGAACAACTTCTGGCAACATTCAGCCTACCAGTTGTTTGTAAAGGAAAATCAAACAGAGAAATTGTTTCACTATTCATTGTAATAGAATGTCTTTCTCCTTTGCTCTGTTAGATGTGTCAATTACATCTAGGCaagtaaaatataaaatatttatatCCGAATTTTGAACTTCCTATAAGTTCCAGTAATCTTTGTAGTTCTGTAAAAGCATGTGGTTCTGTTGCTCGAGGCCAGTTTAACTGTTTCGGCATACAACTCTAAGAAAATTGCCTTTAAGTTTTCAAACTAGTAATGCAGCATCAGTCTTTTGTGGGCTCTTTTAGAAGCTAAAAATGCAATCAATATGGTTTCCAGTATTATTGAATACATACAGATTCTTAGACATTACAGTTGCAACAAAAGCTATCAGCATACAGACTCAAAAAAGACCAGATAAACTACAGCACTAGTCATATAGACTTTGAAATCTCAGTTGATTAGAATGTTTTTTGTACCAAGTCCCTTCGACCCTGAGAAATTGACATGAGTGTTTCATACACTTCCAGCATTGTTGGCCTTTCATTAGGAAAGAACTTCACACAGTCAAAAGCTAACTCTAGAAACTGGAGGATCAAATCGTCGATTCCTTTCCCAAGCAAATATCTATCTGCATCAAGTAGACAAGGCGAGCGATCAAAAAGATTTCTTGAGGTGGTCAATTCTTGTGGTTCCTTCCCTGTTACAAGCTCGAGAAGCACCACACCATAGCAGTAGATGTCTTGCTTGTAAGAACCTAAATGTGAATATTCGGCTTCTGGGAAAAGACTCCAACTTAATGCAGTATCATTCTTACTCCAGAATTTGGCTTCCCAAAAGTTGGATATTTTTGGTTCAAAATTTTTGTCTAGCAAGATAGAACGTGTGCTTATGTTTCCATGTGAAGCGTGTAAATTGGACCCATGATGAAGCCAAGCCAGGCCTTTTGCTATTCCAAGTGCAATTTTAACTCTCAGAGTGAAATCCAAAATCTTGTCCTTATCTCCCGTCGAGTGCAGCCATTCATGAAGACTTCCATTAGGCATGTATTTGTGAACAAGAAGTCTTTCTTCCATTTCAGAGCAGAAACCTATAAGAGGCAATAGGTTCCGATGCCTTAGACCACCAAGAGTTGTTATCTCGGAGACAAACTCGTCCTCCAAGTTCTCCGATTCGTTGAGCTTCTTGATGGCAAATGTCCAGCCATTTCGAAGATTTGCTTTGTATACTTTGCCCAACATTCCATTTCCTACTAAAGAGTCTTCACTAAAATCAGAAGTTGCTTTTGCCAGTTCCATGAAACTCATTCTTGGGACAAACTTCTCCAGTTTTAGTATCTGTAAAACAACGAGTTGAATCATTGGAACATACAAAGAAGAGAACAGAACTTTGAGAAGCTTATTGCGATCAAATTGGATAAAGAACTTATACATCCAATGATTTCTCCAGTCAAGAACATATAACATGATGGATGTGTAAGGACAGATTACTAAACTAGAATTACAGAAAAAATGCAACTTAACTAATGCAGGAGAAAGGCTGGAAATGTAGCAGAATCTTGACCTTCTGGTGGCTGCTTAACTCCTCTTCACTTCCTGAAGTTAAATgtttctttgacctcagcttcaaTTTGTTCAGTGAGACTATCTTGCTTGGAAGCAGAAATAAGACAAGGACTAAAACCAATGTAAAGAAAAGTAGCCAACCAGTCACAAATGCTTTGATGAATGAAGGGCGATCGATATGTTTCCATATCCAAGAATTCTCACATCCTTTCAAGGGTTTCCCACAGAGCTGTAGATTGTCTGCAAAACTATCAGCCGGGAATTGCTGGCTAACAAATGATTGAACTGACCCAGTCAAGTAATTGTTGGCTACACTGAACGTCTTAAGGTGACGCAAATAGCCAATTGCGCTTGGAATTTCACCTTGTAGATTATTGTTGTCCAACTTTAGAAAGTtaaggtaagtacaattggctaAATCAGGTGGGATATTGCCAGAAAATTAGTTAGATGAGAGATCAAGTATAATAATAAATGGAATTATCACAGAAAAATCAGAAGGGAAGGTTCCATACAGCTTGTTATTTGATAGGTCTAAAAGTGTCAAGCTTGTACAATTCCGAATACCTTGAGGAAACTCACCTATTAATCCCATATTTGGAAGGCTAATGTTAAGTACCCTATTCTCATCAGGTTGCCAGCATTGAATTCCTACAAAATGGCAGATGGAACTTTCGGTAACATTGTTGAAATCCCAAGAGACCAAAGAATTGAAAGGGTCTCCTAATGAATGTTTTATTGATTTCAAGCAATGAATATCAGTCTTTTTAGCATTGCATCTGCCGAGTGATGTCAACAGAAATCCTACAACGGTGCACAAGAAAAAGAAGGGTCTTGTTTTCTCCATATTTTTAGAGACTTTCTGAAATTCTTCAACTAAACAAGGAGATATTAGTATTGAATATCTCTACAATTGTTATGCTTCAAATTTTACACTTATTGTAGCAATTGGGTCAAAATAGTCGGACCAACCACTCAACTTCTTTGAAAAAACTTACTGAAGCAACTTTGAAAAAGCttcaattttttctttgtttattgATGATGACTCTTGACTTCTTAGTTTGACCTTCTCAATGAAAGTTTCAAACATTTGGAAATTTGGGATAATGACAATCCTGGTGATTATAAAACAAGAGTAATTCATTAAACAAGAATAAACAAAGGgtgacaaaaataaaatagaaaagaagCACTAACGGCTGTTCTATTTTATGGACGTAAGTTATATGCTATTTATTAGTGTAATTTAATCTGTTATAGCAGattacttattattattattattataaattaTCGTTTAATTTTTATTAGTGACGATAATTTTTATACAAGTGCATAAACTTAAATTCTATATTTTATTAATCATATTGTTGACTTATACGGAAAACTTGTAACGAACCGAACGGTCGTTTTGAgttctagcgcgtcgttcagtagtttgagttcatgtcacttcaggtattatgacttgtacgcgtggttggaattgaatttcgggaagttcagagtcgatttggaaagagaattctcatttcggaagctttaagttggaagaactgactaagattagatttttgagtaaacgacctcggaatcgggatttgaaggttctaacaggttcgtatgatgatttcggacttgggcgtatgttcggatcgagttttggatgacccgggagcgtttcgacGCCTATAGTGGAAGTTAgcctttttggaagaatttcataagtttggattgaagtgaatttcagtgttatcgatgtccgtttgggattccgagcctgggaatagctccgtatggtgattctgatgtgggagcgtgatcggaagtgaattcggaggtctgtgggtcattttggagtcaattggctaaagatagaaatttgaaggttttgaggaatttgaccggaagtggactttttgatatcggggtcggaatccaattccggatgttggagtaggtctgtaatgtcaaatatgacttgtgtgcaaaatttgaggtcaatcgaacgtgatttgacgggtttcggcatcaaatgttgaagtttgaaattctaaagttcttcaagtttgaaatggagtgtgattcgtaattttagcgttgtttgatgtgatttgaggcctcgagcatgttcgcattatgttatgggactggttagtatgattggacggggtcacaagggcctcgggtagattccgggtggttaacggaccaaGGGTTTGAATTTATGAGCTGCTGAAGTTGGGGGCCTACTGGTGTAATCGCACATGCGGAATGGGCACTGCAAgtgcgagcccgcagaagcggGCATTTGGGCGCACCTGAGCGGTGAAGGCCGCAGAAGCGTGGAAAGGCACAGGTGCGAAGAAGACGTCGCACTTGctgaaccgcagaagcggtcgaatgaccgcaggtgcgggaagTTCGCTGGGCAGAAAGGTTTTATAAAAGACgagttttggctcattttcacCCATTTTCACTTCGGgttgggcgattttagagcttttggaagagagattttcttcatctatgtcaaggtaagctGTTCTCACTCATTAgacgttaaatacatggttttgttacggatttgagcatgaaaattggtatAAACTTGATGTTTTGGTGGAAAGACCTAGAAttagtatttttgaattttgaccacgaatttgggcatggaattgagagtaaattatatatttgagctcgtgaggttatgggtaaatattatcttcgaaaaatttcggaatccaggcacgtgggcccgagggcggttttgttaacttttcgagcggagttaggaatttatataaattgaattgttgtgagTATCAGAgcatatatttatggattttctcatttcctgtctagttttggagcgttgtgcatgTCATCAGAATGGTCTGGAAGCCGATTATgcaacttcggagcgaggtaagtctcctttctaaccttgtaagagggaattgtccccataggtgaaataattggttatgtgcttctatttgtgggggctacgtacgcacgaggtgacgagagtccgtacttAACTGCTATTAtatttaagtccgggtagtctaggacccaaaagcatgttatacttggaatatttgtattcttattgacagtttgaattacttaaatcacatcgaattagtaaattaatttttaaaaagattaaactttattttttaaaattgttaaaagagaattggctttagATAATTGTTCCCTCATGACTTTTTGATTGACTGTTTAtgtgtgtttaattttggaacgggccgaatgtctcggcagattaaatagatgcatctatggttcgcgtcattcgaccctctggcaataaacagtttaaatatttgttggatcaggctgtacgacctcggcatgatttgcgcatgcttgtaatgCTTGCTTGGGATTTACAAATGTATATTTCTCCCTGGtttgagataaattgataaataatggattatgaatttggagacttctAAATGTAAAAAGGAACGTTTACTTGTTTCTTAACTTACTTGAGTTTACTGTTgtttttaataaatccatgattattcgcattattaatatattattaatttgaccactagtaagtgccgaagtcgacctctcgtctctacttcttcgaggttagacgggatacttactaggtacacgttattttcgtactcatactacacttgatgtACATTTTGTTGCACAGCTTCATGTGTGGCTACTGGCCTAGTTGGGCACAGCGGTATGGTTGATgtggggacttaggtgagctgcatcttgagagacgatccgcagccagcagagtctccttcagagtattgtactgtattttcatttctgtccaacATGTATTTCtgacagttattgtattttaatttattccctagtagatgctcatgcacttgttacaccgggttctgggatgattatggggtattttgtattaacttctttacatttttatttaatttgaaatgattatcttttactagtaaaattgaaggaaaatcagttttcaaaaattttaaaacaagaacttaattaagtatttatggttggttTGCATGACAGTGGTGTTCGGCGCCCTCACGACCCTTAgttgattttgggtcgtgacaacatggtatcagagccctaggttcccttaggtctcatgagtcatgagcaagtctagtagagtcttgcggataaGTACGGAgtcgtctgtacttatcttcaaaaggctacagggctattaggagcacttcccttcttgattcctcatcatgcgatttgattcctttgaggcttatgcccttgtttcctttcTACTCATTCTTATGCAATGCGAAGCGCTTATTATAAATcaagaattgaagaattgtaacGGTAGTACAGATGTGGTATGGGATGTTTCTC
Coding sequences within:
- the LOC104218262 gene encoding probably inactive leucine-rich repeat receptor-like protein kinase At5g48380 isoform X1, producing the protein MLYVLDWRNHWMYKFFIQFDRNKLLKVLFSSLYVPMIQLVVLQILKLEKFVPRMSFMELAKATSDFSEDSLVGNGMLGKVYKANLRNGWTFAIKKLNESENLEDEFVSEITTLGGLRHRNLLPLIGFCSEMEERLLVHKYMPNGSLHEWLHSTGDKDKILDFTLRVKIALGIAKGLAWLHHGSNLHASHGNISTRSILLDKNFEPKISNFWEAKFWSKNDTALSWSLFPEAEYSHLGSYKQDIYCYGVVLLELVTGKEPQELTTSRNLFDRSPCLLDADRYLLGKGIDDLILQFLELAFDCVKFFPNERPTMLEVYETLMSISQGRRDLVQKTF
- the LOC104218262 gene encoding probably inactive leucine-rich repeat receptor-like protein kinase At5g48380 isoform X2, with the translated sequence MSFMELAKATSDFSEDSLVGNGMLGKVYKANLRNGWTFAIKKLNESENLEDEFVSEITTLGGLRHRNLLPLIGFCSEMEERLLVHKYMPNGSLHEWLHSTGDKDKILDFTLRVKIALGIAKGLAWLHHGSNLHASHGNISTRSILLDKNFEPKISNFWEAKFWSKNDTALSWSLFPEAEYSHLGSYKQDIYCYGVVLLELVTGKEPQELTTSRNLFDRSPCLLDADRYLLGKGIDDLILQFLELAFDCVKFFPNERPTMLEVYETLMSISQGRRDLVQKTF